In Populus nigra chromosome 1, ddPopNigr1.1, whole genome shotgun sequence, one genomic interval encodes:
- the LOC133691067 gene encoding serine/threonine-protein kinase Nek6-like isoform X1, which translates to METKNKEMVSKMDDYEVIEQIGRGTFGAAFLVLHKFENKRYVLKKIRLAKQTEKFKQTAYQEMNLISKLNNPYIVQYKDSWVEKESYVCIVTSYCEGGDMAQMIKKARGTYLPEEMLCRWLTQLLLAVDYLHSNRVLHRDLKCSNIFLAKDGNIQLGDFGLAKLLNKEDLASTIVGTPNYMCPELLADIPYGYKSDIWSLGCCMFEIAAHQPAFRASDMAGLINKINRSSISPLPTAYSSTLKQLIKTMLRKSPEHRPTAAELLRHPHLQPYLAQCQNLSPVFLPVMSEYSCTDKPKGTRLPNMSSVHKNAIALKASPSKECKCFNQEKVGAFAQRVAANDSPKSAEQTEKVNSGTSSASIARTHHDEEKQEIASEKSQIVQEKLRGVGQDGMECKSASSGNSKRMEKLSADSTGYVGLAGYKKASALAMDDQTRHDLELEPEFCKPPTVTDMKSTPSKSKPPHGNGDRQKELNRSPSDISSVSSLTSLHGDETKINWNPQSLQRADALESLLEICATLVRQERYEELAGVLRPFSEEAVSSRETAIWLTKSLMKLHKKGNGAAQQ; encoded by the exons ATGGAGACTAAGAACAAAGAAATGGTATCTAAGATGGACGATTATGAAGTTATAGAGCAAATTGGAAGAGGAACTTTTGGTGCTGCATTTCTTGTTCTTCATAAATTTGAGAataagag GTATGTGTTGAAGAAGATTCGTTTGGCTAAACAAACAGAAAAATTCAAGCAAACTGCTTATCAAGAG ATGAATTTGATATCAAAGCTTAATAACCCATACATTGTGCAGTACAAAGATTCATGGGTGGAGAAG GAATCCTATGTATGCATTGTAACAAGTTATTGTGAGGGAGGAGACAT GGCTCAAATGATAAAGAAAGCTAGAGGGACATATCTTCCTGAAGAG ATGCTCTGCAGATGGCTGACGCAGCTGTTGCTTGCTGTGGACTATCTCCATTCTAATCGTGTCTTGCACAGAGATTTGAAA TGCTCCAACATATTCCTCGCGAAAGATGGCAACATCCAGCTAG GTGACTTTGGACTTGCAAAATTGTTGAACAAGGAGGATCTTGCATCCACG ATTGTAGGCACTCCGAACTATATGTGTCCAGAACTTCTTGCAGACATACCTTATGGCTACAAATCGGACATTTGGTCTCTAG GTTGCTGCATGTTTGAGATTGCTGCACATCAACCTGCATTTAGAGCTTCT GATATGGCTGGACTGATTAACAAGATAAATCGCTCCTCAATTTCTCCACTCCCAACTGCCTATTCCTCCACATT AAAACAATTGATCAAAACCATGCTGCGGAAGAGCCCAGAGCATAGACCAACA GCTGCAGAGTTGTTGAGGCACCCCCATCTACAACCATATCTTGCTCAATGCCAAAATCTATCTCCTGTTTTTCTCCCTGTGATGTCCGAATACAGCTGCACGGATAAACCAAAAGGAACCCGATTACCTAACATGTCTAGTGTTCACAAGAATGCCATAGCGTTGAAAGCAAGTCCATCAAAGGAGTGCAAATGTTTTAACCAGGAAAAAGTTGGTGCTTTTGCACAAAGAGTAGCAGCAAATGATTCGCCAAAAAGTGCAGAACAAACTGAAAAGGTCAACTCAGGAACCAGTTCAGCAAGTATTGCAAGGACTCACCATGATgaagagaaacaagaaattgCTTCTGAGAAGTCACAAATAGTTCAAGAGAAGCTCCGTGGAGTTGGCCAAGATGGCATGGAATGTAAAAGTGCTAGTTCAGGGAATAGCAAAAGAATGGAAAAGCTGTCTGCGGATTCAACTGGCTATGTTGGTCTTGCTGGTTACAAAAAGGCATCAGCATTGGCGATGGATGACCAAACTAGACATGATCTTGAATTGGAACCCGAATTCTGCAAACCCCCAACAGTAACAGACATGAAATCAACACCAAGTAAATCGAAACCACCTCACGGAAACGGAGATAGACAAAAGGAATTGAATAGATCCCCTAGTGACATCTCATCAGTGAGTTCACTGACTTCTCTACATGGTGATGAAACAAAGATTAATTGGAATCCTCAGAGCCTGCAAAGAGCAGATGCTCTGGAATCACTACTAGAGATTTGTGCAACTTTGGTTAGACAGGAAAGGTATGAGGAGCTAGCAGGTGTACTAAGACCTTTCAGTGAAGAAGCTGTATCATCAAGAGAAACAGCAATTTGGTTGACAAAGAGCCTCATGAAACTTCACAAAAAAGGCAATGGAGCAGCTCAGCAATGA
- the LOC133691067 gene encoding serine/threonine-protein kinase Nek6-like isoform X2, whose product MGGEGYHLFLSAVETVWMLGSPPSMHCTHGWLPWHVHCIEGGDLHGQDCTKAQMIKKARGTYLPEEMLCRWLTQLLLAVDYLHSNRVLHRDLKCSNIFLAKDGNIQLGDFGLAKLLNKEDLASTIVGTPNYMCPELLADIPYGYKSDIWSLGCCMFEIAAHQPAFRASDMAGLINKINRSSISPLPTAYSSTLKQLIKTMLRKSPEHRPTAAELLRHPHLQPYLAQCQNLSPVFLPVMSEYSCTDKPKGTRLPNMSSVHKNAIALKASPSKECKCFNQEKVGAFAQRVAANDSPKSAEQTEKVNSGTSSASIARTHHDEEKQEIASEKSQIVQEKLRGVGQDGMECKSASSGNSKRMEKLSADSTGYVGLAGYKKASALAMDDQTRHDLELEPEFCKPPTVTDMKSTPSKSKPPHGNGDRQKELNRSPSDISSVSSLTSLHGDETKINWNPQSLQRADALESLLEICATLVRQERYEELAGVLRPFSEEAVSSRETAIWLTKSLMKLHKKGNGAAQQ is encoded by the exons ATGGGTGGAGAAG GATACCATCTATTTCTAAGTGCAGTTGAGACTGTGTGGATGCTTGGATCCCCACCATCCATGCACTGCACGCACGGTTGGCTCCCATGGCACGTGCACTGCATTGAAGGTGGGGATCTGCATGGTCAGGACTGCACAAA GGCTCAAATGATAAAGAAAGCTAGAGGGACATATCTTCCTGAAGAG ATGCTCTGCAGATGGCTGACGCAGCTGTTGCTTGCTGTGGACTATCTCCATTCTAATCGTGTCTTGCACAGAGATTTGAAA TGCTCCAACATATTCCTCGCGAAAGATGGCAACATCCAGCTAG GTGACTTTGGACTTGCAAAATTGTTGAACAAGGAGGATCTTGCATCCACG ATTGTAGGCACTCCGAACTATATGTGTCCAGAACTTCTTGCAGACATACCTTATGGCTACAAATCGGACATTTGGTCTCTAG GTTGCTGCATGTTTGAGATTGCTGCACATCAACCTGCATTTAGAGCTTCT GATATGGCTGGACTGATTAACAAGATAAATCGCTCCTCAATTTCTCCACTCCCAACTGCCTATTCCTCCACATT AAAACAATTGATCAAAACCATGCTGCGGAAGAGCCCAGAGCATAGACCAACA GCTGCAGAGTTGTTGAGGCACCCCCATCTACAACCATATCTTGCTCAATGCCAAAATCTATCTCCTGTTTTTCTCCCTGTGATGTCCGAATACAGCTGCACGGATAAACCAAAAGGAACCCGATTACCTAACATGTCTAGTGTTCACAAGAATGCCATAGCGTTGAAAGCAAGTCCATCAAAGGAGTGCAAATGTTTTAACCAGGAAAAAGTTGGTGCTTTTGCACAAAGAGTAGCAGCAAATGATTCGCCAAAAAGTGCAGAACAAACTGAAAAGGTCAACTCAGGAACCAGTTCAGCAAGTATTGCAAGGACTCACCATGATgaagagaaacaagaaattgCTTCTGAGAAGTCACAAATAGTTCAAGAGAAGCTCCGTGGAGTTGGCCAAGATGGCATGGAATGTAAAAGTGCTAGTTCAGGGAATAGCAAAAGAATGGAAAAGCTGTCTGCGGATTCAACTGGCTATGTTGGTCTTGCTGGTTACAAAAAGGCATCAGCATTGGCGATGGATGACCAAACTAGACATGATCTTGAATTGGAACCCGAATTCTGCAAACCCCCAACAGTAACAGACATGAAATCAACACCAAGTAAATCGAAACCACCTCACGGAAACGGAGATAGACAAAAGGAATTGAATAGATCCCCTAGTGACATCTCATCAGTGAGTTCACTGACTTCTCTACATGGTGATGAAACAAAGATTAATTGGAATCCTCAGAGCCTGCAAAGAGCAGATGCTCTGGAATCACTACTAGAGATTTGTGCAACTTTGGTTAGACAGGAAAGGTATGAGGAGCTAGCAGGTGTACTAAGACCTTTCAGTGAAGAAGCTGTATCATCAAGAGAAACAGCAATTTGGTTGACAAAGAGCCTCATGAAACTTCACAAAAAAGGCAATGGAGCAGCTCAGCAATGA